Sequence from the Xenorhabdus nematophila ATCC 19061 genome:
CGGATATGCGGCCCATTTTTGACTGGGAGCAGGTGATCCGCAAAAATGGGGTTGTTTATATCGGGCTGGATGCACTGTCTGACAGCGATGTAGCTTCAGCGGTGGGCAACAGTATGTTTGCAGATTTGGTCAGTGTCGCGGGGCAGATTTACAAATATGGCATGAATGCCGGATTGCCGCCGGTACGTCATGATGGCAAGCTGGCGATTAACCTGCACTGTGATGAATTCAATGAACTGATGGGCGATGAATTTATCCCGCTGATCAATAAAGGCGGTGGGGCGGGCATGCAGGTCACGGCATATACCCAGACCTCCTCCGATATCGAGGCCCGTATCGGCAGCCCGGCTAAAACTGCACAGGTGATGGGTAACTTTAACACCCTGATTATGCTGCGGGTACGGGATAACCGGACGGCAGAACTCCTCACCAGCCAGCTTCCTGAAGTGGAAATCTACAGTAAGACCCTGGTATCGGGGCATTCCGATATTGCCGATGTTGAACAGGGACAGGATTTTACCTCGTCCACGCAGGACAGGGTAGGCACCGTCAAAACGCCGCTGATTACTCCCGCTGAAATGATTAATCTGCCGAAAGGGCAGGCGTTCGCGCTGCTGGAAGGCGGACAGCTGTGGAAAATCCGCATGCCTTTGCCAACGGGGGATGAGGATGATGCTCTGATGCCGGCCAGTTTGCAACACATTGCCGAACAGATGCGCAGGCACTACCGCACCAGTGAAAACTGGTGGGAAGAGAAGGGGTAGTTTCCGATATGGCACAGTCAGAAAATCACTCCCGCCCGTCTTCCCAACCGCCCCGCAAGCCTGGCCTGTTGTATCGTCTGTTATGGGAATGGCCGTGGCAACTTATTGGGTTTATGGTGATGTCCTGGCTGTTCAGCCTGTTACTGGAATATCTCGGGATGGCTTTTTTCTGGCCGGAACAGGGTGCCACTCACAGTCAGAATATGATGAAAATTGAACTTAAATTTTTATCCACGGAATTTACCCGAAGCCTGTTGTTGGCTGAGCCTTCACAAACCGTTTCGGCAGGGTTGGCGCAAGCCTATCAATGGCTGTTTGTGGACAGTGGTTTTATGGGCTGGGTTCAGGGACAGTCGCAATACCAGTTCAATAGCCGCAATGATTTTATGCGTGAATTAAATTCCGTATTACAGGGTGTATCGGGGCATTTGCGGGAGTATTGGCTGGCCACGGTGTTTATCACGATGGTGACGCTGATCCGGCTGGGGATCCTGCTGTTATCCGTGCCCCTGTTTGTAATGGTGGTGTTAGTGGCACTGGTTGACGGGCTGGGACGACGGGATTTGCGGCGCTACGGAGCCGGGTATGAATCCAGTTTTGTCTATCACCATGCCAAACGGGGAATTAAACCGGCCTGCACGGTTCCCTGTGTACTGTATTTATCATGGCCGGAGGTAGTGTATCCCACGGTGATATTGTTGCCTGCGGCGGTGTTGCTGGGTATGGCGGTGGTGATAACAACGTCGATGTTTAAGAAATACTTATAGGCATGACGCTGCACGATGGAAAGCAAAACGTTTTTTTGTTTTGTATTCCATCGTCAGCAGACAAGCCGCATCGCGGCGCGTCAGTGATTATATACGTACCTGAGACTTCTTTTTGTCAGTTTAACTTTATCCTGTGTCATTTGAGTGATATTATTACACTAATATATCCCGCTGATCAAATGGTTTTCACTATGAAAGAGTTAGAGTTAATTGCACAAAAACTCATTGCACAAAACGAAGAAGAACAATATCGGAAAAAGGAAGAAGACAAAGCTTTAATCAGTAAACTCGTTGAAATCTATGATCAAAAATATGTTGCTGAGGCACTTCGGGCGATTAGTCATAGTGACTGGACTCGTGAAACACTGAATCGCTGGCTAAATGGAAAAATGGTGCAAAAGCAATTAACTGAGCTGGAAGTACAGATGCTCAATAGTTTGTTGCCATCACCGCCTGAACACCATCCGAATTACACTTTTCGTTTTATTGATCTGTTTGCCGGCATTGGTGGAATCAGAAAAGGATTTGAAGAGATTGGCGGGCAATGTGTGTTCACCAGCGAGTGGAACAAGGATGCCGTTCGTACTTACAAAGCAAACTGGTATTGCGATCCTGAAGAGCATGTGTTTAATTCTGATATCAGGGATATAACGCTGAGCCATGATATTTCTGTCAGTGATAAAGAAGCATACCAGAATATAGATCGTGAAATCCCTAATCATGATGTATTACTGGCGGGCTTCCCTTGTCAGCCTTTTTCTCTGGCGGGGGTATCAAAAAAAAATTCATTAGGCCGTGCTCATGGCTTTGAATGTGAAACGCAGGGAACATTATTTTTTGATGTAGCCCGGATCATTGCGGCCAAAAAACCCGCCATTTTCCTGCTGGAAAATGTCAAAAACCTGAAAAGCCATGATAAAGGGAAAACGTTTCGGGTTATTGTGCAGGCTTTGGATGAGCTGGGATATTCAGTTGCAGATGTTGAACATACCGGGAAAGATGATCCAAAGATTATTGATGGCCAGAATTTCCTGCCACAACACCGTGAACGTATTGTTTTGGTTGGGTTTCGGCGTGATCTTAATATCCACCAGGGATTTACCCTCAGAAATATGAATCAACTTTTTCCTGCGCAAAGACCGACTCTTAAAGAACTACTGGACAGTAATGTTGATAAAAAATATATCCTTACTCCTGCATTATGGAAATATTTATACAACTACGCGAAAAAACATCAGGCAAAAGGCAATGGCTTTGGTTTTGGTCTGGTTTTCCCTGATAACCCGAATAGCGTTGCCCGCACCTTGTCCGCCCGTTACCATAAAGATGGCT
This genomic interval carries:
- a CDS encoding TIGR03747 family integrating conjugative element membrane protein, with amino-acid sequence MAQSENHSRPSSQPPRKPGLLYRLLWEWPWQLIGFMVMSWLFSLLLEYLGMAFFWPEQGATHSQNMMKIELKFLSTEFTRSLLLAEPSQTVSAGLAQAYQWLFVDSGFMGWVQGQSQYQFNSRNDFMRELNSVLQGVSGHLREYWLATVFITMVTLIRLGILLLSVPLFVMVVLVALVDGLGRRDLRRYGAGYESSFVYHHAKRGIKPACTVPCVLYLSWPEVVYPTVILLPAAVLLGMAVVITTSMFKKYL
- a CDS encoding DNA cytosine methyltransferase; this encodes MKELELIAQKLIAQNEEEQYRKKEEDKALISKLVEIYDQKYVAEALRAISHSDWTRETLNRWLNGKMVQKQLTELEVQMLNSLLPSPPEHHPNYTFRFIDLFAGIGGIRKGFEEIGGQCVFTSEWNKDAVRTYKANWYCDPEEHVFNSDIRDITLSHDISVSDKEAYQNIDREIPNHDVLLAGFPCQPFSLAGVSKKNSLGRAHGFECETQGTLFFDVARIIAAKKPAIFLLENVKNLKSHDKGKTFRVIVQALDELGYSVADVEHTGKDDPKIIDGQNFLPQHRERIVLVGFRRDLNIHQGFTLRNMNQLFPAQRPTLKELLDSNVDKKYILTPALWKYLYNYAKKHQAKGNGFGFGLVFPDNPNSVARTLSARYHKDGSEILIDRGWNRELGEMDFDNEENQKNRPRRLTPRECARLMGFESPGGTTFRIPVSDTQAYRQFGNSVIVPAFATVAQLLAPYIARAVALKNSKKVA